The DNA sequence TTGTGCCACTGCAATCTCTACTCTCTAAAATGTTAAAATCGCCCACACTGCCGATTCTTATCAATTCACTTCACAATAAAAGCGACGTCGGGTCACGTGAgggctcttattttgaaacgCGGAAGCGGCCGTGTTTTGAAAGCGGAGCTGTCATCGCAGCCATCGACGCCACCGGCGCTTGAGAGAATCAAATGTAACCGTGCCCCTGAAACTCCACCATGGTTTCAGCTACGAGGCGCTCCCGCGGCCTGATACCGTCCGCCACGgcggctctgctgctgctgctgctgacggtCGGCCGCGGGGAGAGCGACGTGATGGACAACGTCGCCACGGAGCGGATGGCTGAGGAGAGCCACCGCCAGGACAGCGCCAACCTGCTCATATTCATAATGCTCTTAACGCTCACCATTTTGACCATTTGGCTCTTCAAACACAGGAGATTCAGGTTCCTGCACGAGACTGGGCTGGCGATGATCTACGGTGAGCACGAGCTTGTTGTTTACCTAGCGTCGATGCTAACTGGCTAAATGAAGTCACCTCCTTTTACAAGCCATCGTATAATAAATGACTTTCACTCAGTCATGTCTAAAAGATCGAATCAAAACAACCTATCTGTCACAACCTATCGTCTCTCAACTTCTACAACTGCAACATAACATTTGGATTTGCCTTGAATTTCATACATGAAGTGTCTTCGTGAAAGTTCAAGTCCTGTTTACAGCTACTGTAATTGACCCAGACTCGGCCCTTGATGGATTTTCATAAAGTCCACAGCCACTGTCATGAGAGAAACTGTGTTTCTGTCCAGACAGTGAGTCAAAATACGTAAAACACTATTACAATTGTGGCTGGACATGAAAATAGGAATGTTTACAGCAAGGTCAAACTTGCCCAGAACAAGTGGAATTAGCAGTAGTTTTcctctgaaaaacacaaaatccaaCAGCTCATCCTGAGCAGTAAAGGTCATCCTTTCTGTACAGTAATGTAATGAAACCATCCCATTAGGATTGTTGGTGGGTGTCATCCTGCGCTTTGGCGTTCACATACCTGCCAGCATGTCCGACGTGGTCTTGAGCTGCGCTGTCAACGCCAGTCCTGCCACCCTGCTGGTGAACGTGAGCGGGCGTTTTTACGAGTACACTCTGAAGGGCGAGGTCAGCCGCGGGAAGGGCCACCAGCTGCAGGACGACGAAATGCTGAGAAAGGTGATGACAGAGATCAGCATTATAGCTGGTGGacattaataaaaataactttGGATTAccaggtgacctttgacccggaGGTGTTTTTCAACATTCTGCTGCCGCCCATCATCTTCCACGCTGGTTACAGTTTAAAAAGGGTAAGGATGGTTTAGAAGTTAAATTCTCTATCAAAGTGAAGCACGGAAGTTTATAGTGCGCTTCATGTTGCGACAGAGACATTTCTTCAGGAACATTGGCTCCATCTTGGCCTATGCCTTCATGGGCACAGTCATTTCCTGCTTTGTAATCGGGTAAGTTGTTTAGTGGTTATTGgagagtagtttcacatgatgCGTCAATTTGATGGGTGGATCTGTCTGTGTGTTCCAGGCTGATCATGTACGGCTTTGTGTCCTTCATGAAAGTGGTTGGCCAGCTGGGCGGAGACTTCTACTTCACAGACTGTCTCTTCTTCGGGGCTATTGTTTCTGCAACTGACCCAGGTAAGTGAGGACCATTACGCAGCTTATAAGACCTGGAAAAATGATATTATAAACATCACTTCACAGTCACATATGAGTACACGATCAGTATGGCTGGTTTCACCCATCAATGCTATAAAAAGAGGGATGACCTTTTCGATGAACAAAACATTGTCTTGTCCGTTGCAGTGACGGTGCTGGCCATCTTCAACGAGCTGAAGGTGGATGTGGACTTGTATGCGCTGCTCTTCGGGGAGAGCGTTCTGAACGACGCCGTGGCAATCGTCCTCTCTTCGTAAGTCCCGCGCAAACCACCTTCCCCGAGTACACGTGACCTCCCCAAATGTGTCCTGTACGTTTCTGTGTTCTGTCTGTCTCACTAACATCCGTCCCTGTTGTTTCGCCGCTCGCCTCTTTCCACCCATTCCTGTCACTCATCATCCTCCTGCACGTATGTATGCATTGACGCAGCGTCCTGCTCCGCCTGGAGAAGCAGGCCAGGCGGACGACTGCCGTCTTGTCGCCAGATGACCGCCCAGTCTGGCCTCAGGTGCCGGACGACAGGCTGGGAGGCAACCAGACTGTGTCTCGTCGGTGGGATTCTCAACTTGTTGATGCTGATTTTGCAGTTCTAGCTCCTGATTGGTTCTCcttttgtgttgatgtttgcATCCCTGTTAGACCCCTATAGGGTCTGTGCTTTATTAGTAATATTCACACAAGGAAAAGTAAAGTCAAGAATGTGGCACTGAAAGGTCAAGAGTTAGTCTGTCGAAGACTTATGATTTGGAACCttcaatttaaattcaaatgataCAAAGATAAAAAGTGTGAAAGAGTGGCATGTAAACTTTAGGAcaggtataaataaataatgaatttattttaataaaaagtcACAAGATTAATATGAaattcatgaaattttgaaaaTTAAAGAATTTAGTTAAAAGTATTGAGTGACAACTCTGGGACACAACATTTCTTGTGGTGCCACATTCTTCTTCAGGTTTGGTCCTTGTGTGCATCAGCAATGATCCATGGACTGATTTTCTTCCTTGCATCCCTTTTTTTCGGATTGCGAGCAAAATTAAAGACTGTTTATATTCTGCATGTACCACGAGAATTGACTTTAAATCTGCTTTATAATGATGCCCGAGTTATTCAATGACGTCTGTGGAATGATGAGAAAGCCTTAATTGAGTTGATACTCCGGGCTGTTGTCATTGTCTGTCGTGAATGTTTTCTGTACTCAGGTCCATCGTGGCGTACCAGCCGGCCGGGGACAACAGCCACAGCTTCGAGGCCATGGCCTTGTTAAAGTCCTTCGGTATCTTCCTCGGGGTCTTCAGCGGATCCTTCTCTCTCGGAGTCGCCACCGGAGTCATGACGGCCTTCATATCCTTTTATTTAAAACGGAATTTATTCATAGAGCCTTTGGTGTTTTCATTCCTCATCCCTGATGTTTCTTAATCCTCCGTCACGTCACCAAGTTCACCAAGCTGCGAGACTTCCCCCTGCTGGAGACGgcgctcttcttcctcatgtcGTGGAGCACCTTCCTCCTCGCCGAGGCCTGCGGGTTCACAGGTCCAAACCTGCCGAACCTTTTAGTCACGTTATTGCCATTAATAACCTGTGGCCGTTGATCCACTCAGGTGTGGTCGCGGTGCTGTTCTGCGGCATCACTCAGGCCCACTACACCTACAACAACCTCTCTCCTGAGTCCCAGGACCGGACCAAACAGGTACACTTCCCCGACCTCCAAGTTCACTTGTTGACTCTAACGAGTGTTTTCTCCATCAGCTCTTTGAACTGCTCAACTTCCTGGCGGAGAACTTCATCTTCAGCTACATGGGTCTGACGCTCTTCTCCTTCCAGTCACACGTCTTCAACCCGCTCTTCATCATCGGAGCTTTTGTATCCTTCAAGTGTTCCCTGTCATGAAGCTCCATTGCTGAGTCACTTTGTCCTTGACGTGCCGTGAAGGTGGCGGTGTTTCTGGGTCGCGCTGCTAACATCTACCCGTTGTCTTTCTTGCTCAACCTTGGACGCAAAAATAAGATTGGATCCAACTTCCAGCACGTCATGATGTTCGCAGGTACACTGACGTCACAGTAGTGTTTACGCTTAAGCTGTTTCCACGTTCACCATGAGGTGGCGCCAATTACCAGATCATAGTGAAGGTTGACCCTGTGCACACTGGGACAGTTCAGCACTTGGACTGAACAGATTTGAAGGCTGTACGATGAAACATCTATCATCACATTTGAGCTCACAATTTGTTCAGTGTGCAAAGAAGTGTGTCTGTGTCGGGGTTCGGCGCTGACATAGCAAAATAACGTGGAGCTACAGTAGCGACTGATGCAGTGGCTagcatgtgtgtttatttttgtgctgCTAAAATACTAAACATTTCATAAACTACGTTCTGCGGTGTCTCATGCCCACTCGTATGTTTCAGGTCTGCGCGGTGCGATGACCTTTGCCCTCTCCATCCGTGACACGGCCACCTATGCCCGTCAGATGATGTTCTCCACGACGCTCCTCATCGTTTTCTTCACCGTGTGGATCTGCGGAGGTGGCACCATGCCCATGCTCTCCTTCATGAGTATCCCGTGAGTACACGAGGGTCATCCCCAGCCAGTGTGAGTGGGTCTAACACGTGCCCGTCTCTCCTCCAGGGTCGGGGTGAACCCAGATCAGGAAAATTCGGTAAGTCGAGCAGCTGTTTTTTTCGGGTTCTGATCCAGTTGGAAATAAGAAGCTCCTTCACAGAGCTCCACCATGTTGGACGGGTCACAGAGGAGGAACACCAAACACGAGAGCGCCTGGCCTTTCAGGATCTGGTACAACTTTGACCGGAAGTATCCTTTGAACTGTGGTTGTCTGATCACCGTCCCAAATCGTCTTGTCAGTGTTCCTCAACCGTGTCCTCAGCTACCTGAAGCCCCTGCTGACCCACAGTGGACCCCCACTCACCGCCACACTGCCTGCCTGCTGTGGCCCGCTGGCTCGCTGCCTCACCAGCCCACAGGCTTATGAGGTCAGAACATCATAGATCATTATAACTGGGTGACCTTGTGTAGATCCATGTCCAGATGAAGGGAGGCGGGTCGAGGCGTTTGACACTTGCTTGACTCTCTACAGAACGAAGGACGGCTCCACGATGAAGACTTGGACTTCATCCTGAATGACGCCAACGTGAGCTCCATGTACGCCGACGTCACCGTCAGCACCGATGTGTCCGGATCTCACTTGAAGAACATGAAGGGTTCCTCTATGGGGCGCACGGGAGCAAACCTGTCCGACGACGCGCTAGACCGGGAGCTAGCGCTGGCCGACAGCGAGGTAGCGATTCGGGGAACGCGTCTGGTCCTGCCCATGGACGACCCGGTGGAGCCGCCCACCACAGTCACGCTCCCGCCACCGCCCTCGCCCCCGCACTCGGACCCGCGACGGCACAGACTGTGAGAACTCTTGTTTTGACAATAACaagtcattgttgttgttgtgaaagtCCCGTAGAATCTTGTGATGACGACCTTCTTATACGACGTGGACGTGAAAACACTAAAAATcctgaatgtgaaaaaaagcaTATGCGCAGTTCTACACTGTCCGTAAAACAGCTCAACAAAATCAGACCGTTCTTTGTCGAAATTAACTTTACAACTTAACAGGACACAGACAATCACTCAAGTAACATGCATGCATTTGTCTGAAatgagggaggaaatcagaggaaACCGGGAGCACACAGAAACTCCACAGATTAGAACGAGACATTCGCCTAGTTTGGTTCCTCCCGAGAAGAATCCAGCACCTATCTCTCTGCTCAATCCCAGCACTCCAGGGTGAAAGCTGGCTACCATCAACAACCAGGTTCAGTGATACCAGAAGGTCAACCTGAAGCTGTGAGATCATCTGGGTCAAGTTAAGGTGGTACCC is a window from the Synchiropus splendidus isolate RoL2022-P1 chromosome 17, RoL_Sspl_1.0, whole genome shotgun sequence genome containing:
- the LOC128748167 gene encoding sodium/hydrogen exchanger 6-like, whose translation is MVSATRRSRGLIPSATAALLLLLLTVGRGESDVMDNVATERMAEESHRQDSANLLIFIMLLTLTILTIWLFKHRRFRFLHETGLAMIYGLLVGVILRFGVHIPASMSDVVLSCAVNASPATLLVNVSGRFYEYTLKGEVSRGKGHQLQDDEMLRKVTFDPEVFFNILLPPIIFHAGYSLKRRHFFRNIGSILAYAFMGTVISCFVIGLIMYGFVSFMKVVGQLGGDFYFTDCLFFGAIVSATDPVTVLAIFNELKVDVDLYALLFGESVLNDAVAIVLSSSIVAYQPAGDNSHSFEAMALLKSFGIFLGVFSGSFSLGVATGVMTAFVTKFTKLRDFPLLETALFFLMSWSTFLLAEACGFTGVVAVLFCGITQAHYTYNNLSPESQDRTKQLFELLNFLAENFIFSYMGLTLFSFQSHVFNPLFIIGAFVAVFLGRAANIYPLSFLLNLGRKNKIGSNFQHVMMFAGLRGAMTFALSIRDTATYARQMMFSTTLLIVFFTVWICGGGTMPMLSFMSIPVGVNPDQENSSSTMLDGSQRRNTKHESAWPFRIWYNFDRNYLKPLLTHSGPPLTATLPACCGPLARCLTSPQAYENEGRLHDEDLDFILNDANVSSMYADVTVSTDVSGSHLKNMKGSSMGRTGANLSDDALDRELALADSEVAIRGTRLVLPMDDPVEPPTTVTLPPPPSPPHSDPRRHRL